GACGACCGGGTCGAGGGCCCGGCTGTCCGCGCCGACGACGTCCCCGCCGTCCTCGGCCTTCCCGACCCCCCACACATCACGACGCGCACCGCACAGGGCCGCGTCTCCGAACAGCCGCGCGGCATCGCCGATGCCCTGCGCGAGACCACGACGCCGCTCGACGAGCCGGTGTCCGAGAGGACCATCAATGAGTGAACCAACAAGCGACGACGTGTCGCCCGAGTCGGACGGGAACCGGACCCGCGTCCGCAAGCGCCCGGTCCGCGGAGCAGCTGCTGACCCGTTCGCGGTGACCGACTCGCCACGTCGCGGGAAGACTGTCGCGCGGGGGGACACCTCCAGCGACGCCGGGTCTGAGGCGTCCGATGGCTCGGACGGCTCCGGTGGGGCTGACGCCGACGAGGGGGGTGGTCGCTCTCGACGCCGGCGTCGACGCGGTCGCGGTCGTGGCGGATCGAAGCAGGGCGCCGCGAACCGAGGCTCCGAGGGCACGGACTCGGGCGACACAAGCTCGGGCGACACGGGCTCGGGCAACAAAGCCTCGGACGACAAGGCCTCGGGCAACAAGGGCTCGGGCGCCGCGGGTTCGGGCGACACCGCAACCGACGACGCTGGCTCGGAGGACTCATCGGACGCCTCCGCTGCCACAGACTCCTCCGACGACGCGGCAGCCAAGGGCGGCTCCTCCGGCGGGAAGTCCTCTGGCGGCGGGCGTTCCTCCAGCCGACGACGCCGAGGTCGGCGCGGGCGGGGGCGACGCGGCAAGGGTGGGTCCAAGAAGCCGTCCTCCCAGGGTGAGGAGTCCAAGGACGCGGGCTCGACCCGGCTGGCCGCACGCTCGAACCGCTCCGGCGGAGGCCGCCGTCGCGTCCCCACGGTCAGCGCCGAGACCCGCCGTGTGATGGCCGAGAGCCCGCCCAAGCGGATGCTGGTGACCGTCGGGAATGAGCGGACGCAGATCGCGGTCCTCGAGGAACGCACGCTGGTCGAGCACTACGTCACCCAAGCCTCGGAGCAGTCCTACGTCGGCAACATCTACAAGGGCCGCGTCCAGAACGTCCTGCCCGGCATGGAGGCCGCGTTCGTCGACATCGGCAAGGGCCGCAACGGCGTCCTGTACGCCGGTGAGGTGAACTACGACGAGGCTGACCGCGACAGCGGGTTGCCCCGCATCGAGAAGGCCCTCAAGCCCGGTCAGTCCGTCATCGTGCAGGTCACCAAGGACCCGATGGGGACCAAGGGCGCCCGTCTCACCCAGCACCTCTCATTGGCCGGTCGCTACTGCGTGTTGGCGCCGGGCGACGACATGTTGGGCATCAGCCGGAAGCTGCCGGACGACCAGCGTGACCGGCTGCGAAAGATCCTGAAGGCGATCAAGCCGGACGGGTACGGCCTGATCGTCCGCACGGCCGCGGAGACCGCCACCGCCGAGCAGTTGGAGGCCGACGTCGAGCGGCTGGTCAAGCGCTGGACGGCGGTGGAGGAGAAGCAGGCGTCGGCGAAGCCCCTGGAGTCGATCTACTCCGAGCCGCAGCTGGTCCTGCGGGTCATCCGGGACGTCT
The sequence above is a segment of the Euzebya tangerina genome. Coding sequences within it:
- a CDS encoding Rne/Rng family ribonuclease gives rise to the protein MSEPTSDDVSPESDGNRTRVRKRPVRGAAADPFAVTDSPRRGKTVARGDTSSDAGSEASDGSDGSGGADADEGGGRSRRRRRRGRGRGGSKQGAANRGSEGTDSGDTSSGDTGSGNKASDDKASGNKGSGAAGSGDTATDDAGSEDSSDASAATDSSDDAAAKGGSSGGKSSGGGRSSSRRRRGRRGRGRRGKGGSKKPSSQGEESKDAGSTRLAARSNRSGGGRRRVPTVSAETRRVMAESPPKRMLVTVGNERTQIAVLEERTLVEHYVTQASEQSYVGNIYKGRVQNVLPGMEAAFVDIGKGRNGVLYAGEVNYDEADRDSGLPRIEKALKPGQSVIVQVTKDPMGTKGARLTQHLSLAGRYCVLAPGDDMLGISRKLPDDQRDRLRKILKAIKPDGYGLIVRTAAETATAEQLEADVERLVKRWTAVEEKQASAKPLESIYSEPQLVLRVIRDVFGPEHTQLIINEADLAEQVREYLREVSPEHVDKVVTYEGDERLFDAYEVTTQIRRALEKKVWLKSGGYLIIEKTEAMWVIDVNTGKFVGKDNLEETVLRNNIEAAEEIARQLRLRDMGGIIVIDFVDMIVPANRDEVLKRFKRELARDKTKSRVMEISKLGLVQMTRKNVSKGLMEAFTEETDDVIPGRRIVEDLLA